The sequence TTATCCTAAAAAATATTGCTTGCTTTATTACTTTAAGTTTAAATAATGATATAAAAAAAATAACTGCTAATCTCAATTGATTAACAGCTATTCTTTATTTATTTTATTCTACTCTTTGTAATTGTTTCTTTGTTATTACTGGCTTCTTACTTTTTATATCAATTATCTTAAACACTATTGCACCAAAAATTGCTGATAAAATTGAAGCTGTTATAATGCTTATTTTAGCTGTAGATAAAGTCATATTGTCTGTAAAGGATAGAGATGTCACAAATATTGACATTGTGAAACCTATACCTCCAAGAACACTGGCACCATACAAATGCCTTTTTGTTACCTTTGCTGGCAGTCTTGCAATTTTAAGTTTCACCATTATATAGGAAGTTAAAAATATTCCTATTTGTTTCCCTAGGAAAAGTCCACATATAATTCCTAAACTTACAGGTGAGAATAATCTACTTGAAAAACCATGAAGTTCAATGGTTATAGCTGAATTTGCAAGAGCAAATATAGGCATAATAAAATATGAAGATATTGGTGTGAGCTTATTTTCAAGATTATAAGCAATAGTAGTTTCATATTCTTCAATATTCTTGCCTACAGGTAAAGCCATTCCTAAAAGTACTCCTGCTATGGTTGCATGTACTCCTGACTTTAAAAGACAAAACCATAATATAACTCCCAATGATATATATACTGCCGTACTTTTAACCTTTAGTCTATTGGCTAAAATAAGTAAACCAAAAATTATTCCCCCTAAAAGCAAAGCAATCCATGAAATATTGCTGTTATAAAATACTGCAACTACAATAATGGCACCAAGATCGTCAACTATAGCTAAGGCTGTAAGAAATACTACAATTCCCTTAGGTGCTTTCTTCCCTACTAAGGTAAGCACCCCCAAGGCAAAAGCTATATCTGTGGCCATTGGTATTCCCCATCCTGTAATAGTTGAATGATTATAATTAAA comes from Clostridium sp. TW13 and encodes:
- the nhaA gene encoding Na+/H+ antiporter NhaA, with the translated sequence MKNKNSIKNRIKKPFRRFFKSESSSGILLVLCAILAIVIANSGIAESYNHLLNSEVTIGYKDFSISMSVLHWINDGLMAIFFFVVGMEIKREVAIGELKSFKKTILPISAAIGGMIAPAIIYSLFNYNHSTITGWGIPMATDIAFALGVLTLVGKKAPKGIVVFLTALAIVDDLGAIIVVAVFYNSNISWIALLLGGIIFGLLILANRLKVKSTAVYISLGVILWFCLLKSGVHATIAGVLLGMALPVGKNIEEYETTIAYNLENKLTPISSYFIMPIFALANSAITIELHGFSSRLFSPVSLGIICGLFLGKQIGIFLTSYIMVKLKIARLPAKVTKRHLYGASVLGGIGFTMSIFVTSLSFTDNMTLSTAKISIITASILSAIFGAIVFKIIDIKSKKPVITKKQLQRVE